CACCGCGAGATTGACCGCACTCAGCCCGGCGCCGCGCAGCACGAGCGCGAACCCCAGCAGCCAGTACGACGCATCGGAGATCGCGAACGGGATGGTCCCGAGCGCAGTGAGAACGATGCCGGCGAGGACGACCGGACGCGGACCGAGGCGATCGGTGAGACCCCCGGCGGTCCGGGCGAGCAGGCTGCCAATTCCCTGCGGCACAAGCAGGAGGCCGGCGGCAGTCACCGTCTCGCCGCGGGCTTGCTGGTAGAAGAGCGGGAGCAGCAGCATCGCGCCGTACAGACCGAAGCCGGTGAGGAACATCAGCGCGGTCGATGCGGCGAACGATCTCGTGCGGAACAGCGCCAGGTCGATCAGCGGCTCGGCGGTGCGTCGCAGTACGAACGCTGCCAGCAGCAGCACGCCGACGGCGAGGGGGACGAGTACGGCGGAGTGCCCGAAGCCGTGGTCGCCGACCTGGCTGAGGCCGTAGATGATCGCGGCGAGCGCGGGGGAGACCAACAGCAGACCGACGATGTCGAGCCGTGCCGCGGTGGCTGGCGGATCGGGCTGCAGCGTACGTACGGCGAGGACGATCGCGGCGATGCAGATCGGCACGTTGACGTAGAAGATCCAGCGCCAGTCGAGGTGGCCGACCAGGATGCCGCCGATCACCGGGCCGAGGATCGGACCGACCATCGCGGGCAGCGTGACGACCGCCATCAGCCGGCCGATGCGTTCGCGGCCGGCGGCGCGCAGGAGCAGTGTCTGCAGGATCGGCAGCATCAGGCCGCCGCCGACCCCCTGGACGATGCGGAACGCGATCAGCGAGCCGATGTCCCAGGCCACGCCGCACAGCATCGAACCCGCGAGGAACAGTCCGAGCGCGACGATCCACATCCGTTTGGCGCCGAAGCAGTTCGCCGACCAGCCGGTGATCGGGACCGCCATCGCCAGCGCGAGTAGGTACGCCGTACTGACCCATTGGACCGTGGCGACCGAGGCGTGCAGGTCGGCGCCGAGGGTGTGGATCGCGACAGTGACGATCGTGCTGTCGAGCAGCGGGGCGAGCGCGCCGAGGACCAGGACGGCGGCGAGTTTGAGAACCGACCGGTCGAGACGGTCAGTGGTGGTGGTCATGCGAGCAGCTCCTTAGAGACGTTGCGTCTCTTACGGAGCTCAGAGTAGGCTCGAACCGTTAAGAGACGCAAGGTCTCTTTTTGGAGGATGCATGGAGCGCCGGCGCGGTGCGGAACTCGAGGCGGCGCTGCTCGAGGCGGCCTGGGACGAGGTCTGTGAGTCCGGGTATGCGCGGCTGACGATGGAGGCTGTCGCGGCGCGGGCGCACACCGGTAAGCAGGTGCTGTACCGGCGGTGGCGGAATCGGGCGGAGCTCGTGGTCGCGGCGATGCGGCACCACACCGGCTCGATCGTCGACGACATCCCGGACACGGGCAGCCTGCGGGACGACGTACTGGATGTGCTGCGACGGATGGCCGATCGGTTCGCTGCGGTCGGACCGGACATCCTGCACGGGCTGCTGTCCGAGGCGCCGGACCTGGATCAGGAGGCGTTCAGGCGGATGGCCGGCGTGATGGCGACCATCCTGAAGCAGGCGGCGGAGCGCGGTGAGATCCCCACCGCGGACGTTCCCGACCGGGTGCTCACCGCGCCCACCAACCTGCTACGTCACGAGATGCTGTTCACCCGCGAACCGGTGCCGGCCTCGACTCTCGTGTCGCTGGCCGACGACGTGTTCCTGCCGTTGGTCAGCGGAACGCCTCGACGTTCCGGCTGACCCAGTCCGCGAACGCGCGCGGCGGGCGGCCGAGCACGTTCGCGACGTCGGGACTGACCTGCTGCTCGGCCGCTGACGGCGTACCGAGAACGTCGAGGGTCGCGTCGACGACCGGCTCCGGCATGAAGTTGAGCATGCCGGAGCGCGCCTGGTCGCGAGTGAGTTCCGTGAAGTGGATCGGCTCGCCGATCACGGTCTGGATCACCTCGGCCTGCTCACGGGGCGAGATCGCGGCTGGGCCGGTCAACGTGTAGACGGCGTTCGCGTGGGCCGGGTCGCGCAGGGCGGCCGCGGCGACCTCGGCGATGTCCTGCGGGTCGACCGCGGGGAGGGCCACGTCGGCGAACGGCGCGGCCATGGCCCGCTGGGTGCGGATCGAGTCGGCCCACGCGAACGCGTTGCTGTCGAAGTTGCCGGGGCGCAGGATGGTCCACTCCAGACCGGAGGCGGTCACGGCATCCTCGTGGATCGAGGGGTGGCGCTTGGTGCCGACGCCTTGCGACGACAGCAGGACCACGCGCGGTACGCCGGCCTCGCGAATCACGTCGACGACGTCCTGGAGGTTGCCGTTGGCAAGGAAGTCCGGGGAAGTGAGAAGGAAGACGGCCTTCGCGCCGTCGAGGACCGGCGTCAGAGTTGCGGGATTGGTGAGGTCGACCTGGTGGCCTTCGGTGTTGCGTGAGACGGGGACGATGTCCTCGCCGGCGGCGGTCAGGGTCTGGACGAGGGGGCGGCCTACATTGCCGGTTGCTCCGGTGATCACGATCATGGCGATGACGCTACTGGCCGCGGGATAGTAGGTACCTAGAGGATAGTATTGGGTTTGTGAGCGAGAGCACAGCAGCTGATGTGGCAGTTGATCCCGTGCAGGCCTGCCCGATCGCACCGGTCGTCGACCTGGTCTTCAGCCGGTGGACGACGCCGATCCTGTGGACGCTGAACGAGTTCGGGCAGCAGCGGTTCGTCGAGCTGCAGCGCCGGATCGGGGTGATCACGCCGAAGGTCCTCACGCAGCGCCTGCGCCAACTGGAACGCGACGGCCTCGTCACCCGCACGTACCACGCCGAGGTCCCGCCGCGCGTCGAGTACGCGATCAGCCCCCTCGGCCGCACCCTCGCCCCCCTCTTCCACTCCCTCGCCGAATGGTCCCCCAACCTCACGAAGGTAGAGGCGGCCCGCAGGCACTTCGACGACACCGAACCCGCCCGCCGCCGCCCCTGACCCCCGCTGCCCCTGACCCCCGCCGCAACGCCCGTTCGCACGCGAGGGATATCCCCTCGCGTGGTGGGTTCTCCCCTCGCATACCAACGGAGAACCCTCAACGGCGGGGGATATCCGTTGGTGTTGTCAGGCGACGCCGACGAGGGTTCGGGCGTGGAGGGTTTCGAGGAGGGTGAGGAAGTGGGTGGTCGCGTCGGCGAGGTGGAGTAGGCCGGCTTCGTGGTGGCGCCAGCCGTACTCGAGTTCGCCGTCGATGGTGCGTTCGTCGAGCGGTACGGCGTACCGGCTGAGCGTCACGCGGGACGGGCCGGCCTGCGGGTGGTGGTCCCCGCAGCCGCACTCGGCGGGGATCGTGATCGCGGTCAGCGCGTCGGGGGAGTAGCTGCGCAGCCGCAGCGTCGTACCGCGGGCGGTGAACTGGACGATCGTGGCGTCAGGCAGCTGGACGAGCAGCTCGACCGGTACGGCGTACGAACCGGGAAGGAGCCGGAGACCACGAGAGGCGAGCAGATCGGCGAGAGCCGGGAGATTCATGCGAATTCCTGTGAGTGCTGTGTCGGCGGGCGGGCCACGGAAAGGTCAGGGCCTCGTGCGCCGGAGAGTCGGCGCGCGTCAGCGACAACAGCAACAACACAGCATCTGCATGCCGAAGATCATGACAGTACCCAGGGTCCACCACCAAACACCGTCCGCGATATGGGACGACTGTCCGTGATGTGTCAGGAGAGTCTCGACTCTCCGGCTGCCGGAGGGTCCATCATGCGGAGGTGCGAACAGATAGAGAAGGCGGCCGGCACTGCGAGACGACAGCGCTGGGTGTACTGCTCCGCGACCAGGGCGTGGAGCTGTCCGAGGCCATGCTCTTCGGGCTCGGCTCCGGGCTGTCCTTCATCTACTGGGACAGCAAGAGCCTCCACTTTCCCTTCCTCGGAGGACGGGTGAAGCCGTTCGAGCTGACCAGGAACCTGGCGCGGACCCTCGAGCTGGAGCTTCTGGTCCAGGAGACGACCTCGCCGCGGAGGGCCTGGGAGAACGTCGCGGCCTCGATCGACGCCGGGCGCCCGGTCGGGCTGCAGCTCGACAGCTACTACCTGGAGTACTTCAGCTCGAAGGTGCACTTCGGCGGTCACGTCGTGGCGATGTACGCCTACGACGACCAAGACGCGTATCTGGTCGACACCGACCAGCAAGGCGGAGCGGTGTCCACCAGCCTGTCCAGCCTCGCCGAAGCCAGAGCTGCGCGGGGTCCGATGACCGCCAAGCACCGGTCCTTCACCCTCGCCGCTCCCCGAGAGCTGCCGTCGCAGGCGGCTCGGATCGTTCCCGCGATCAACGCCTGCGCCGAAGCGTTCCTCCACCCGCCCATCGCCAACCTCGGTCACCGAGGCATCGAGAAGGCCGGCAAGCAGGTACGCCGATGGCTCGAGCGGACCGACGACCCGCAACGGGATCTGCCACAGGCCGCACTCCTGATGGAGAAGGCCGGCACCGGTGGCGCTCTGTTCCGGAACCTCTACCGCGACTTCCTCGGCGAATGCACCGAACTACTCGACAGCCGCGATCTGCTCACGGGGCACAAGCTGTACGGCGAAGCGGCCACCTTGTGGACCGAGGTCGCAGCACTGATCGGCACAGGAGATGCGCAGTGCCTGGTCAAGGCGGGCACGATCCTCGGCGACCTCGCGCGGATCGAGTACGACGCCATGCAGGCACTCAGCCGCCTGAAGGCCTGAGCAGCTCGGCCATCCGTTGTTCGGCCTCCTCCACGAGCACGGGGAGGTCGGTGTGGTCCAGCGTGTACTGGTACCAGTGGAGTGCGGCCTGTTTGTCGCCGACCCAGTAGGCGAGCTCGCCGAGATGGGCGGCCGCCAGCGGATGGGCTGCGTAGCCCGCCTCGATGTACTGACTGAACCACCGGGTCGACTCCGGCAGGTCACGCCGGTCTTTGGCGTGCAGCCCGAGGTTGAACATCGCCTCCTGGTACTGCTCGGACAGCTCGTGCTCGGTCAGCTTCGCGTAGACGGGCTGTGCGGCGGCCGCGTCACCCGCGAGGTCGTGCGTCTGCGCGAGAGCGAGAAGCGCAGCCGGATCATCACCTTGTGCTGCGTGGGTCAAGGTCGTCAGGGCTGACTCGAGGTCGCCTGCATCGCGCTGCAACACGCCGAGGAGGATCCCGGCCTGCGTCTGTACGTCGGCCTCCGGGCCTTCGGCCAGTCCGAGCAGGAGCCGCGCGCTGAACTGTCCGTCAGCGGTGAGAGCCTCCTGGCAGGCCTTGGCGGCCGTCGCGTTGTCGCCTTGCTTGATCAGGGTCTCGGCGATCCCGAGCCAGGCGGCGGCCAGGTACGTCGGATGGCCGAGCTGCACGACCTGCCACGCGGCTCGGACGGCAGCGTCGGAGTCACCGTGGGCGTGGTGCAAGGCGTAGAGCGTCAGGGCCGTCAGGGATCGGCTCCGTGCGTCGAGCGTCGTCACCAGGTGTGGGAGGACGTCGGCGCGCAGTTCTGGGTGGTCCGGCCAGATCAGGTCGTCGGTGAGTTGAGTGGTCAGGTCGTCAGTGAAGTTGACCTGGTCGAGGACGGCGATCAGCTCGGTCGAAGCGCGGTACCAGGCGCCGGCGAGCGCCGGTGCTTCGAGTT
This Kribbella sp. NBC_00482 DNA region includes the following protein-coding sequences:
- a CDS encoding MDR family MFS transporter, with protein sequence MTTTTDRLDRSVLKLAAVLVLGALAPLLDSTIVTVAIHTLGADLHASVATVQWVSTAYLLALAMAVPITGWSANCFGAKRMWIVALGLFLAGSMLCGVAWDIGSLIAFRIVQGVGGGLMLPILQTLLLRAAGRERIGRLMAVVTLPAMVGPILGPVIGGILVGHLDWRWIFYVNVPICIAAIVLAVRTLQPDPPATAARLDIVGLLLVSPALAAIIYGLSQVGDHGFGHSAVLVPLAVGVLLLAAFVLRRTAEPLIDLALFRTRSFAASTALMFLTGFGLYGAMLLLPLFYQQARGETVTAAGLLLVPQGIGSLLARTAGGLTDRLGPRPVVLAGIVLTALGTIPFAISDASYWLLGFALVLRGAGLSAVNLAVMVGAFRDLEAVQIPHASSTTRIMQQLGGAFGAATLAVVLQSQLIGHHASTAYAHSFGWAIGFTVLAAVPAFFLPRRRALE
- a CDS encoding TetR/AcrR family transcriptional regulator, whose protein sequence is MERRRGAELEAALLEAAWDEVCESGYARLTMEAVAARAHTGKQVLYRRWRNRAELVVAAMRHHTGSIVDDIPDTGSLRDDVLDVLRRMADRFAAVGPDILHGLLSEAPDLDQEAFRRMAGVMATILKQAAERGEIPTADVPDRVLTAPTNLLRHEMLFTREPVPASTLVSLADDVFLPLVSGTPRRSG
- a CDS encoding NAD(P)H-binding protein, which encodes MIVITGATGNVGRPLVQTLTAAGEDIVPVSRNTEGHQVDLTNPATLTPVLDGAKAVFLLTSPDFLANGNLQDVVDVIREAGVPRVVLLSSQGVGTKRHPSIHEDAVTASGLEWTILRPGNFDSNAFAWADSIRTQRAMAAPFADVALPAVDPQDIAEVAAAALRDPAHANAVYTLTGPAAISPREQAEVIQTVIGEPIHFTELTRDQARSGMLNFMPEPVVDATLDVLGTPSAAEQQVSPDVANVLGRPPRAFADWVSRNVEAFR
- a CDS encoding winged helix-turn-helix transcriptional regulator, encoding MSESTAADVAVDPVQACPIAPVVDLVFSRWTTPILWTLNEFGQQRFVELQRRIGVITPKVLTQRLRQLERDGLVTRTYHAEVPPRVEYAISPLGRTLAPLFHSLAEWSPNLTKVEAARRHFDDTEPARRRP
- a CDS encoding BtrH N-terminal domain-containing protein, encoding MRTDREGGRHCETTALGVLLRDQGVELSEAMLFGLGSGLSFIYWDSKSLHFPFLGGRVKPFELTRNLARTLELELLVQETTSPRRAWENVAASIDAGRPVGLQLDSYYLEYFSSKVHFGGHVVAMYAYDDQDAYLVDTDQQGGAVSTSLSSLAEARAARGPMTAKHRSFTLAAPRELPSQAARIVPAINACAEAFLHPPIANLGHRGIEKAGKQVRRWLERTDDPQRDLPQAALLMEKAGTGGALFRNLYRDFLGECTELLDSRDLLTGHKLYGEAATLWTEVAALIGTGDAQCLVKAGTILGDLARIEYDAMQALSRLKA
- a CDS encoding tetratricopeptide repeat protein codes for the protein MPTDLELSALAAAKLAVRRDPAAADAVEKCRAELADQVPDGQRIAFLVGWGYLALDEPTEAWECFRAAVSYETEPHLTDRAALLAGLLAARELEAPALAGAWYRASTELIAVLDQVNFTDDLTTQLTDDLIWPDHPELRADVLPHLVTTLDARSRSLTALTLYALHHAHGDSDAAVRAAWQVVQLGHPTYLAAAWLGIAETLIKQGDNATAAKACQEALTADGQFSARLLLGLAEGPEADVQTQAGILLGVLQRDAGDLESALTTLTHAAQGDDPAALLALAQTHDLAGDAAAAQPVYAKLTEHELSEQYQEAMFNLGLHAKDRRDLPESTRWFSQYIEAGYAAHPLAAAHLGELAYWVGDKQAALHWYQYTLDHTDLPVLVEEAEQRMAELLRPSGG